From Dermochelys coriacea isolate rDerCor1 chromosome 9, rDerCor1.pri.v4, whole genome shotgun sequence, one genomic window encodes:
- the STRIT1 gene encoding sarcoplasmic/endoplasmic reticulum calcium ATPase regulator DWORF isoform X1, which yields MELLNEKFPTAQIASLRSNPNMNNGARICRLDGKGEIPYSRLVVPALLMVGWIVGCVLMVYIVFS from the exons ATGGAGTTGTTGAATGAGAAGTTCCCTACTGCACAAATAGCCTCACTGAGGTCAAACCCTAACATGAATAATGGTGCCAGAATCTGCAGGTTAGATGGCAAAG GGGAAATCCCATACTCGCGTCTTGTTGTACCTGCACTTCTCATGGTTGGCTGGATTGTGGGTTGTGTACTAATGGTTTACATAGTCTTTTCTTGA
- the STRIT1 gene encoding sarcoplasmic/endoplasmic reticulum calcium ATPase regulator DWORF isoform X2: protein MAELGEIPYSRLVVPALLMVGWIVGCVLMVYIVFS, encoded by the exons ATGGCAGAACTAG GGGAAATCCCATACTCGCGTCTTGTTGTACCTGCACTTCTCATGGTTGGCTGGATTGTGGGTTGTGTACTAATGGTTTACATAGTCTTTTCTTGA